One Candidatus Eisenbacteria bacterium genomic window, ACGCGCAGGCGATAGCAGTGGCCTTCCGAGTGTGACAGGTGCGCCAGCACCTCGGCGATCGAGAACCGATCGGGCGCCGGCTTCCACCGTGCGTCTTCCTCGTTCACGCTGGCCATCAGGTCGCGCAAGATCTCGGGAGTCGCCGCGAGCTGATCGAGGCAGGGAAGCTCTTGAGCTGCCATGGGTCGAGTCCTTAACGGACCCCGGCACTACAAGTCATCGGGCTTCAGGCCCGTATGCTTCGCAAGACGCGCGAGCATTCTCGGACCGATCTCTTCGCGATCGTGAAAGGCGAAAACGAAATCGGGCCAGCCCGGTCGTTCCAGCGTCCGGTGCGAGCCCGATTGCCGCTTGATGCGCCATCCGAGGCGTTCGAGCGCGGCCAGCACCTTCCGCGCCCGCGTGCTCGGCCAAGCCGTCACGCAGCTCGGAAGGCGATATCCCCGAGGTCCGGGCCGGTCTCCCCGTGCTCGAGTTTTTCCGCAACCGCTCGGAGCGCCAAGGCCTTCGCCCTGGCGATCGCCTCGTCCCGCGTGGGGCCGTAGGTCATTGCGCCAGGGAGTTCAAGCACCTCCGCAATCCAGCGCCCATCCTCTTCCTGCTCGACCTCGATCCGAAACGTCATGGTCTCGATTATGCCTCCGCGGTGAGAAGGAATCCAACCCCCGGACCATAGCCTAACTGA contains:
- a CDS encoding type II toxin-antitoxin system HicB family antitoxin — its product is MTFRIEVEQEEDGRWIAEVLELPGAMTYGPTRDEAIARAKALALRAVAEKLEHGETGPDLGDIAFRAA
- a CDS encoding type II toxin-antitoxin system HicA family toxin translates to MTAWPSTRARKVLAALERLGWRIKRQSGSHRTLERPGWPDFVFAFHDREEIGPRMLARLAKHTGLKPDDL